From the genome of Castor canadensis chromosome 4, mCasCan1.hap1v2, whole genome shotgun sequence, one region includes:
- the Mars2 gene encoding methionine--tRNA ligase, mitochondrial, translating into MLRVSVLRLLGCAGPSRVSLLGCSGPRHCGSYSPRARDDVHDARAYFTTPIFYVNAAPHIGHLYSALLADALCRHRRLRVPGTAATRFSTGTDEHGLKIQQAAATAGLAPIELCDRVSAQFQQLFREAGISSTDFIRTTQARHRVAVQHFWGVLKSRGLLYKGLYEGWYCASDECFLPEAKITRQLGPSGDSWPVSLESGHPVSWTKEENYIFRLSQFREPLQRWLRSNPQAITPEPFYHAVLQWLEEELPDLSVSRRSSHLHWGIPVPGDDSQTIYVWLDALVNYLTIIGYPNAEFKSWWPATSHIIGKDILKFHAIYWPALLLGAGLSPPHRIYVHSHWTVCGQKMSKSLGNVVDPRICLDRYTVDGFRYFLLRQGVPNWDCDYYDEKVVKLLDSELADALGGLLNRCTANRINPSGTYPAFCTTCFPSEPGSTGPLVRALAEDYALISAVATLPKQVASYYDNFQIYKALEAVACCVRQTNGFVQRHAPWKLNWESPVDAPWLGTVLHVALECLRVFGTLLQPVTPNLADKLLSRLGVSATERGLGELNFLPRFYGHPCSFEGRRLGPETGLLFPRLDQSRAWQVKAHRT; encoded by the coding sequence ATGCTGCGAGTATCTGTGCTCCGGCTGTTGGGTTGCGCGGGGCCCAGCAGAGTCTCTCTCCTGGGGTGTTCTGGACCACGCCACTGCGGTTCGTACTCTCCGCGTGCCCGCGACGATGTTCACGACGCGCGCGCCTACTTCACCACACCCATTTTCTACGTGAACGCGGCGCCGCACATCGGACACCTGTACTCGGCACTACTGGCGGACGCCCTGTGCCGGCACCGTCGCCTGCGAGTGCCGGGCACCGCCGCCACGCGATTCTCCACCGGTACGGACGAGCACGGCCTGAAGATTCAGCAGGCGGCCGCCACTGCGGGTCTGGCCCCAATCGAGCTGTGTGATCGGGTCTCTGCCCAGTTCCAGCAGCTGTTCCGGGAGGCCGGAATCTCCTCCACCGACTTCATCCGCACTACGCAAGCCCGGCACCGCGTGGCTGTGCAGCACTTTTGGGGGGTGCTGAAGTCCCGGGGTCTGCTCTACAAAGGGCTCTATGAAGGTTGGTATTGCGCCTCCGATGAGTGCTTCTTGCCTGAGGCCAAGATCACCCGGCAGCTGGGTCCGTCGGGGGACTCGTGGCCTGTATCTCTCGAGAGTGGGCATCCTGTCTCCTGGaccaaagaagaaaactatattttCAGGCTTTCCCAGTTTCGGGAGCCGCTGCAGCGGTGGTTGCGAAGTAACCCTCAGGCGATCACCCCAGAGCCATTCTATCATGCAGTCCTTCAGTGGCTGGAGGAGGAACTGCCCGATCTGTCCGTTTCTCGCAGGAGTAGCCACTTGCACTGGGGCATTCCGGTTCCTGGGGACGATTCACAGACCATCTACGTATGGCTGGATGCTCTGGTCAACTACCTCACCATAATTGGTTACCCAAATGCTGAGTTTAAATCTTGGTGGCCAGCGACATCTCACATCATAGGTAAGGACATTCTCAAATTTCATGCCATCTATTGGCCTGCACTCCTCTTAGGGGCTGGATTGAGTCCACCACATCGCATCTATGTTCACTCCCACTGGACAGTGTGTGGCCAAAAGATGTCCAAGAGCTTGGGCAACGTGGTGGATCCCAGGATCTGTCTTGATCGCTATACTGTGGATGGCTTCCGCTACTTTCTCCTTCGGCAGGGCGTGCCCAACTGGGATTGTGACTACTATGATGAAAAAGTGGTCAAGTTGCTGGACTCGGAGCTGGCAGATGCCTTGGGAGGGCTTTTGAACAGATGCACTGCCAACAGAATAAATCCTTCTGGGACCTATCCAGCCTTCTGCACTACCTGCTTCCCCTCTGAGCCAGGGTCCACAGGGCCACTGGTTCGTGCTCTGGCAGAGGACTATGCTCTCATAAGTGCAGTGGCCACTTTGCCCAAGCAGGTAGCCAGCTACTATGATAATTTTCAGATCTATAAAGCTCTGGAGGCAGTGGCCTGCTGTGTTCGGCAAACTAATGGTTTTGTTCAAAGGCATGCACCATGGAAATTGAACTGGGAGAGCCCAGTGGATGCTCCATGGTTGGGTACTGTGCTTCATGTGGCCTTGGAATGTTTGAGAGTCTTTGGAACTTTGCTTCAGCCTGTTACCCCAAACCTAGCTGACAAGCTGCTGTCCAGGCTGGGGGTCTCTGCCACAGAGAGGGGCCTTGGAGAGCTCAATTTCCTGCCTCGATTCTATGGACATCCATGCTCTTTTGAAGGGAGGAGGCTGGGACCTGAAACTGGGCTTTTGTTTCCAAGACTGGATCAATCCAGGGCTTGGCAGGTAAAAGCCCACAGGACCTAG